A region of Takifugu rubripes chromosome 6, fTakRub1.2, whole genome shotgun sequence DNA encodes the following proteins:
- the LOC101064666 gene encoding tenascin-like isoform X1, whose protein sequence is MAARGLLRCLLLLALLSLLNAGLVKKILRHRRQTLAAPEEYNATVPGAGHPVVFNHVYNINVPASSLCSVSLDSPDSAELEAQDGPLSSGHQTAEHTVDGENQIIFTHRINIPRQACGCSDDLLNLRDLMSRLEMLEGEVSALKDQCNGERMCCGSQVTGEVAIRPYCNGHGNYSSDTCSCMCEPGWRGTNCTELDCPGNCQDQGRCVDGKCQCLKGFGGENCTAEVCPVDCGAHGRCVGAICVCSEGFFGEDCSKTKCLNNCRARGRCDAGVCVCDEPWSGADCSSLLCPKDCRSQGRCVNGTCYCDEGYAGEDCGERACPGKCYGNGFCVDGRCVCIAGYSGEDCSQLNCLNDCNGRGSCFNGLCICDTGYQGEDCSQLACVNNCNSRGQCINGQCSCDAGFHGEDCGELSCPNSCLNRGRCVNGQCVCEEGYAGEDCRAMTCPSNCYGRGECTEGRCVCHTGFTGDDCSKLSCPNSCQDRGRCVDGQCVCDEGFAGEDCSRKACPNDCLARGYCDDGKCVCQEGYAGDDCSALTCPANCNNRGRCVSGRCACESGYEGESCAERSCLNGCRDNGRCLNGQCLCDEGYVGEDCSEVSPPTDLVVSEVTSDTVDLSWRNQMLVTEYLVTYTPTRPGGLLQEFTVSGDKTAATVPELEPGLEYVIKVYAILSNKRSVPVSARVATDFPRPEGVIFKSVSETSVEVMWDQLDIPFDGWEIYFRNTKEENGQVKSTVPSSQNQFVQSGLGPGQEYEIAINMIKNNTRGPQSKKKVTTKIDAPQQVEVKDVTDTSALVGWSQPVASVDRITMFYGLTSDPSDTNSVEIFSPDKQYSVDGLRPDTEYKVTLISRRGDSTSDPVSASFSTALDAPTNLQIVSQTDQSITVQWTNSKANVSSYLVKYSPISGESHGEELFPRQPGHATKATLTGLRPGTEYGIGVTAMKNETESLPATTNAETEIDPPTNVEEVESSETSLTLRWQKPQAKFSTYRLVYVSRDGQVEEDVIPASATSYVMSNLTPGMSYSVTLTAERGLKRSKPVSHSATTVSFTFYLADPDDHEQMPPTGSEDNPINSVYLDPSETQFSRMEPDEEPGTLTVSGVTHDRFDLSWNLTAHSIYDSFTVEYTDIRQLWDMREVPLPGDVTGTSIRGLKALTEYQIKLYGEIQNQRSALLEAVAVTAPKSTSPDTPQLRTEDAATTPKSHLDEAPVESPPSLTTEAPFMPGLGVTDTELTLGNLTCTSSNISLTWSSPDLEFESFLMEVRAPSGVTHSHMTLPGNARNAEIVGLSPSTHYNIKIQGLVEGRRSVPLNIFATTAEQLEPVVTNLTVSDIAWDGFTVSWSPAGGEFDSFVIEITNLGNLEESQNLTLSGGAFSLAVSGLNPNTSYMVGLFGVYQDSILEPVYTEATTVDMPAVGKLYITNLTSDSFSILWNGTRGEFDGFVLEIIDSNWLMEPKEYNLSHLVRSYDITGLRPTTDYVAYLYGTYKRSRTNAVSIVASTAEEPDLSKLVVSNVTSDRFSLSWQTGRKPFDNFVVELRESAMPSQAMGRVVPGDVRSTVMAGLKASTSYDIKLYGSAGAQNTQALFGVATTEEVPQLGLLTASSVSPHDVSLTWSTLSGHFDGFVIRVSDPQQQFDTQEFRLPRGARNFTVSNLVDATAYDVELYGISHDRHTTSVFAHAVTAPLPKVENITLSHVTPYGFRVSWEVKQQLQQEDLAPSSGRFRYFHVVVTDSGWLLEPQEFSVPGNQTHLDVTGLITGIGYEVRLTGVSESGLLSRPLTTVAVTEAEPEVEHLFVSDITDSGFRLSWTSDEDMFDRFVVKIRDGKRLAHPQEYAVRGNERTTVVTGLMSGTEYEIELYGVTLDKRSQPVTGVAQTGLSTPKGLHFSDVTDSSAVVHWSMPRSLVDSYRVTYVPFEGGSPMTVTVDGGAFEALLANMIPGKTYQVTVSSVKGLEESDPSMDTVTTALDRPQTLTALNVTDSSALLLWQPCAATVDSYVITYSAESVSPIVEHVSGNTVEFEMGSLVPGTRYKVGVYAVKDALKSNPTVTEFTTDVDPPRDLEAVNIQTDSATLTWKPPQAAVTGYTLTFSSADGVIREVVLSPTASSYSMVQLAGSTEYNVRLQAIAGAQRSHHIDTAFTTIGQLFTRPRDCAQIWLNGESTSGLYSIYVGGEESQPLQVYCDMATDGGGWTVFLRRQNGKLEFFRNWKNYTAGFGNMNDEFWLGLTNLHKITSSGHYELRVDLRDSGESAYAQYDKFVVAEPRTRYKLHIGAYSGTAGDSMTYHQGRPFSTYDNDNDIAVTNCALSYKGAFWYKNCHRVNLMGKYGEKGHSKGVNWFHWKGHEHSIEFAEMKLRPANFKNPENRRKRS, encoded by the exons ATGGCAGCGCGAGGCCTCCTGAGGTGCCTCCTCCTGCTTGCTTTGCTCAGCTTATTGAACGCCGGCCTTGTGAAGAAAATTCTGCGTCATCGTCGCCAGACTTTGGCCGCCCCTGAGGAATATAACGCCACTGTTCCCGGCGCAGGCCATCCCGTCGTGTTCAACCACGTCTACAACATCAACGTTCCTGCCAGTTCCCTGTGCTCGGTCAGCCTGGACTCGCCTGACAGCGCGGAGCTGGAAGCCCAGGACGGGCCGCTTTCCTCAGGCCATCAAACCGCCGAGCACACCGTGGACGGGGAGAACCAGATCATCTTCACCCATCGTATCAACATACCTCGGCAGGCCTGCGGCTGCTCCGACGACTTGCTCAACCTAAGAGACCTCATGAGCCGCTTGGAGATGCTTGAAGGGGAAGTTTCAGCGCTGAAAGATCAGTGTAACGGCGAGAGAATGTGCTGCGGATCGCAAGTGACAG GTGAAGTGGCCATCAGACCTTACTGCAACGGCCATGGAAACTACAGCAGCGacacctgcagctgcatgtgtgaacCAGGCTGGAGGGGAACCAACTGCACCGAACTGGACTGCCCCGGGAACTGCCAGGATCAGGGACGCTGCGTTGATGGAAAATGCCAATGCCTCAAAGGCTTCGGGGGGGAAAACTGCACGGCCGAGGTCTGTCCCGTGGACTGTGGAGCCCACGGCAGGTGCGTCGGCGCCATCTGTGTCTGTTCCGAAGGCTTCTTCGGCGAGGACTGCTCCAAAACCAAGTGCCTGAACAACTGCCGGGCTCGGGGCCGCTGCGATGCTGGAGTCTGCGTGTGCGATGAGCCCTGGAGTGGCGCCGACTGCTCGAGCCTCCTCTGCCCCAAAGACTGCCGCTCCCAAGGACGCTGCGTGAACGGCACCTGCTACTGCGATGAGGGCTACGCCGGGGAGGACTGTGGCGAGCGCGCGTGCCCTGGTAAGTGCTATGGCAACGGCTTCTGTGTGGACGGCCGGTGCGTGTGCATTGCTGGCTACAGTGGCGAAGACTGCTCCCAGCTCAACTGCCTGAACGACTGCAACGGCCGAGGCAGCTGCTTCAACGGGCTGTGTATCTGTGACACGGGCTACCAGGGCGAAGACTGCAGCCAGTTAGCATGTGTGAACAACTGTAACAGCAGAGGCCAGTGCATCAACGGGCAGTGCTCCTGCGACGCTGGGTTCCACGGAGAAGACTGCGGCGAGCTCTCCTGTCCCAATAGCTGCTTGAACAGGGGGCGCTGCGTTAACGGGCAGTGCGTGTGCGAAGAGGGCTACGCCGGCGAGGACTGCAGGGCCATGACCTGCCCCTCTAACTGCTACGGCCGGGGGGAGTGCACCGAGGGTCGCTGCGTGTGCCACACGGGCTTCACCGGGGACGACTGCAGCAAACTGAGCTGCCCCAACAGCTGCCAGGATCGTGGCAGGTGCGTGGACGGGCAGTGCGTCTGCGATGAAGGCTTCGCCGGGGAGGACTGCAGCCGGAAAGCTTGTCCCAACGACTGCCTGGCACGAGGCTACTGCGATGACGGCAAGTGCGTCTGCCAGGAAGGCTACGCAGGAGACGACTGCTCCGCGCTCACCTGCCCTGCCAACTGTaacaacagggggcgctgcgtGAGTGGAAGGTGCGCGTGTGAGAGCGGATACGAAGGGGAAAGCTGTGCGGAGCGGAGCTGCCTCAACGGCTGCCGGGACAACGGCCGCTGCCTCAACGGCCAGTGCCTCTGCGATGAGGGCTACGTGGGGGAAGACTGCtcggaag TGTCTCCTCCCACTGACCTGGTGGTCTCCGAGGTCACCAGCGACACCGTGGATCTGTCCTGGCGCAACCAGATGTTGGTGACGGAGTACCTTGTGACGTACACCCCCACGAGACCCGGCGGTCTTCTCCAGGAGTTCACCGTGTCGGGGGATAAAACTGCAGCCACGGTGCCAGAGCTGGAGCCCGGTCTTGAGTATGTGATCAAAGTTTACGCCATCCTGAGCAACAAGAGGAGCGTCCCCGTCAGCGCCAGGGTGGCTACAG ATTTTCCTCGACCTGAGGGTGTAATATTCAAATCTGTTAGTGAGACTTCAGTGGAGGTCATGTGGGACCAGCTGGACATCCCCTTCGATGGCTGGGAAATCTATTTCCGTAACACG aaagaagaaaacggTCAAGTCAAGAGCACCGTTCCATCCTCCCAGAACCAGTTCGTCCAGTCAGGCCTCGGACCGGGGCAGGAGTACGAGATCGCCATCAACATGATTAAGAACAACACCAGGGGGCCCCAGAGCAAGAAGAAGGTCACGACTA AGATCGACGCCCcccagcaggtggaggtgaaggacgTGACGGACACCTCGGCCCTGGTCGGCTGGTCTCAGCCGGTGGCGTCTGTGGACAGAATCACCATGTTCTACGGGTTGACCTCCGACCCCTCtgacacaaacagcgtggagaTATTCTCCCCCGACAAACAGTACAGCGTTGACGGACTGAGGCCAGACACCGAGTACAAGGTGACGCTCATCTCCAGGAGGGGAGACTCCACCAGTGACCCCGTCAGCGCCTCCTTCAGCACGG CCCTCGATGCTCCCACAAACCTGCAGATTGTATCCCAGACGGACCAGAGCATCACTGTTCAGTGGACCAACAGCAAGGCTAACGTTAGCAGCTATCTGGTGAAATACAGCCCCATTTCTGGAGAAAGTCACGGCGAGGAACTCTTCCCACGTCAACCGGGACATGCCACCAAAGCTACTCTGACTG GGCTGCGGCCTGGAACCGAATATGGAATCGGTGTGACTGCCATGAAGAACGAGACAGAGAGCCTTCCAGCTACCACCAACGCTGAAACTG AAATCGACCCTCCCACAaacgtggaggaggtggagtccTCGGAGACGTCCCTCACCCTGAGGTGGCAGAAACCTCAGGCTAAGTTCAGCACCTACAGACTGGTGTACGTCTCCAGGGACGGCCAGGTCGAGGAGGACGTGATCCCAGCCTCGGCAACTTCTTACGTCATGTCCAACCTGACTCCTGGAATGAGCTACAGCGTGACTCTGACGGCAGAGAGGGGTCTGAAGAGGAGCAAACCAGTCTCCCATTCTGCAACAACAG TCTCTTTCACATTTTATTTAGCCGACCCAGATGACCATGAACAAATGCCTCCCACAGGCTCGGAGGACAATCCCATTAACTCTGTGTATTTAGACCCCTCTGAAACACAGTTTTCCAGGATGGAGCCTGATGAGGAGCCCGGAACGCTGACTGTGTCGGGCGTCACGCACGATCGGTTTGACCTCTCTTGGAACCTCACAGCTCACAGCATTTATGATAGTTTCACTGTAGAATATACGGACATTCGACAATTATGGGACATGCGAGAAGTTCCGCTTCCAGGAGACGTCACTGGCACTAGCATCCGAGGCCTGAAGGCACTCACAGAATATCAAATAAAACTTTACGGAGAAATCCAAAATCAGAGATCTGCACTACTTGAAGCTGTCGCAGTTACAG CACCGAAGTCTACCTCTCCTGATACGCCTCAGCTGAGAACCGAGGACGCCGCCACCACGCCAAAGTCTCATCTGGATGAGGCACCGGTTGagtcccccccctctctcactaCTGAGGCTCCTTTCATGCCTGGTCTTGGTGTGACAGATACTGAACTCACACTGGGAAACCTCACTTGTACCTCCAGTAATATAAGTCTGACTTGGTCGTCGCCTGACCTGGAGTTTGAAAGCTTTTTGATGGAGGTCAGAGCACCATCAGGGGTGACAcacagtcacatgactctgCCTGGGAATGCCAGGAATGCTGAAATAGTGGGACTGTCCCCCTCTACACACTATAATATTAAAATTCAGGGGCTGGTGGAAGGGCGGAGATCAGTACCTCTCAATATTTTTGCTACCACAG CCGAGCAGCTGGAGCCTGTAGTGACCAACCTCACCGTCTCTGACATTGCGTGGGACGGCTTCACAGTGTCCTGGAGCCCCGCAGGTGGAGAATTTGACAGCTTTGTCATTGAGATAACAAACCTGGGGAACCTTGAGGAGAGCCAGAACCTCACGCTCTCCGGGGGAGCGTTCAGTCTGGCTGTGTCCGGGCTGAACCCCAACACCAGCTACATGGTTGGACTGTTTGGGGTCTATCAAGACTCCATTCTTGAACCCGTGTACACTGAAGCCACCACAG TGGACATGCCCGCGGTTGGCAAACTGTATATCACAAACTTAACGTCAGACAGCTTTTCGATCCTCTGGAACGGCACCCGGGGGGAGTTTGATGGCTTTGTCCTGGAAATAATTGATTCTAATTGGCTGATGGAGCCAAAGGAATATAATTTATCCCACCTTGTGAGGTCTTATGATATAACAGGGCTCAGGCCAACCACTGACTATGTAGCCTACCTCTACGGGACGTACAAGAGGTCCCGAACAAACGCTGTCAGTATTGTTGCATCAACag CTGAAGAGCCTGATCTGTCCAAGCTAGTTGTTTCTAACGTTACCTCTGACAGATTTTCTCTATCCTGGCAAACGGGACGGAAGCCGTTCGATAACTTTGTCGTAGAGCTCAGAGAGTCCGCCATGCCCTCTCAAGCGATGGGCCGTGTTGTGCCGGGAGACGTGCGCTCCACGGTCATGGCCGGCCTCAAAGCCAGCACAAGTTACGATATAAAACTGTATGGCAGCGCTGGCGCCCAGAACACACAGGCCCTGTTTGGTGTAGCTACCACAG AGGAGGTCCCACAGTTGGGGCTCCTAACTGCCTCCTCCGTGAGTCCCCACGACGTCAGCTTGACCTGGAGCACGCTGTCGGGCCACTTTGACGGCTTTGTGATCCGCGTCAGTGACCcccagcagcagtttgacaCGCAGGAGTTCCGACTCCCGCGTGGAGCCCGTAACTTTACCGTCTCTAACCTGGTGGACGCCACGGCCTATGACGTTGAACTGTACGGTATCTCTCATGACCGTCACACTACCTCTGTGTTTGCCCATGCTGTCACAG CTCCGTTACCTAAAGTGGAAAATATCACCCTTTCCCACGTTACTCCCTACGGCTTCCGCGTGTCGTGGgaggtgaagcagcagctgcagcaggaggatttAGCCCCCTCTAGTGGTCGCTTCCGCTATTTTCACGTAGTGGTGACAGACTCGGGCTGGCTGTTGGAACCTCAGGAGTTTTCTGTGCCGGGGAACCAAACTCACCTGGACGTCACGGGCCTTATCACCGGCATCGGCTATGAGGTCAGGCTGACCGGCGTGTCCGAGTCAGGGCTCCTCTCTCGGCCCCTGACGACAGTGGCGGTGACAG AGGCCGAGCCGGAGGTGGAACACCTGTTTGTCTCCGATATCACGGACAGCGGTTTCCGCCTGTCCTGGACTTCTGATGAAGACATGTTTGACAGATTTGTGGTCAAAATAAGAGACGGCAAAAGATTAGCTCACCCTCAGGAGTACGCCGTCCGCGGCAACGAGCGGACGACGGTTGTAACTGGACTCATGAGCGGCACCGAGTACGAAATCGAGCTTTACGGTGTCACGTTAGACAAACGCTCCCAACCCGTTACCGGAGTCGCTCAGACAG GTCTGAGCACTCCGAAGGGGCTCCATTTCTCGGACGTGACCGACTCCTCGGCTGTGGTTCACTGGTCCATGCCTCGCTCTCTGGTAGACAGCTACCGTGTCACCTACGTACCCTTCGAAGGAG GCAGCCCGATGACGGTGACGGTGGACGGCGGCGCGTTCGAGGCTCTGCTCGCCAACATGATTCCAGGCAAAACGTACCAGGTAACGGTGAGTTCTGTGAAGGGTCTGGAGGAGAGCGACCCCAGCATGGACACCGTTACCACAG CTTTGGATCGGCCGCAGACTCTGACGGCGCTCAACGTCACCGACTCCTCCGCCCTCCTGCTGTGGCAGCCGTGCGCCGCCACCGTGGACAGCTATGTCATCACCTACAGCGCAGAGTCAG TGTCCCCCATCGTGGAGCACGTTTCTGGGAACACGGTGGAGTTTGAGATGGGTTCTCTGGTTCCGGGAACGCGCTATAAAGTTGGAGTCTACGCGGTAAAGGATGCCCTGAAGAGCAACCCCACCGTTACTGAATTCACCACCG ATGTGGACCCTCCTCGGGATCTGGAGGCCGTCAACATACAGACCGACAGCGCCACTCTCACGTGGAAACCGCCGCAGGCCGCCGTCACCGGCTACACCCTGACCTTCTCCTCCGCCGACGGCGTGATCAGG GAGGTGGTGCTGAGCCCGACAGCGTCCTCCTACAGCATGGTTCAGCTGGCTGGCTCCACCGAGTACAACGTCAGGCTGCAGGCCATCGCCGGGGCCCAGCGGAGTCACCACATCGACACCGCCTTCACGACCA TTGGACAGTTGTTCACACGGCCGCGGGACTGCGCCCAGATTTGGCTGAACGGAGAGTCGACCTCTGGCCTGTACTCCATCTATGTCGGGGGGGAGGAGAGCCAGCCCCTCCAGGTTTACTGTGACATGGCCACAGACGGTGGAGGCTGGACG GTTTTCCTGAGACGCCAGAATGGGAAGCTGGAATTCTTCAGGAACTGGAAGAACTACACGGCCGGCTTTGGGAACATGAACGATGAGTTCTGGCTGG GTCTCACCAACCTCCATAAGATAACAAGTTCTGGCCATTATGAGCTGCGTGTGGACCTGAGGGACAGCGGCGAGTCGGCCTACGCTCAGTACGATAAGTTCGTGGTGGCAGAGCCGAGAACGCGCTATAAACTGCATATCGGAGCCTACAGTGgaacagcag GTGACTCCATGACGTACCACCAGGGTCGACCCTTCTCCACCTACGACAACGACAACGACATCGCCGTCACCAACTGCGCCCTGTCCTACAAAGGCGCCTTCTGGTATAAAAACTGTCACCGTGTCAACCTCATGGGAAAATATGGTGagaaaggtcacagcaag GGGGTCAACTGGTTTCACTGGAAGGGCCACGAACACTCAATTGAATTTGCAGAGATGAAACTTAGGCCGGCCAACTTCAAAAACCCGGAGAACAGAAGGAAACGATCGTAG